The window TTCTTCTTGCAGGAAAAGTTTAATGTGAAGGACATCAGTGCAAAAGAGACAATGGCATCTGCTGTGTATCTTCAAGTCAGCATCATCAGCCAGGCATTAATATTTGTGACACGCTCCCGGGGCTGGTCTTTCATGGAACGACCTGGGTTTTTGCTCGTTACAGCCTTTGTTCTTGCTCAGCTGGTACAGAATTTtaacttcttcttgttcttcaaaATGGATTTAGTTGGTAGAAACATACTTGGATTGCAACATACTGAAGAAAGATGTGGCTTCTATTGCATATGTTGTAGACCATAGAGTAGAAATAATCCATTACCTTTATCTAGTGAAAAccatatttaaaaattcataCCGTCCATGAAACACATTCATGATCAAGTTATACCTTACTTGAGAAGGACATATAACCTGATCCTTTGTATACGATTAATAGTTCTGGTTACTTCTGCAAGTTTATGAATTTCTTACAGCTAAAGGATGGGAAAAGCTCATCAATTCTTCCTTCCCCTCAATATCTCAACTTTCAATTACATATACATTATTATCAAGATATTGTATGGATCATATATATTGAATCCAAATGTCTCCATTTTTTTGAGCTCTTGGATAATAGGAGCCTAAAGATGCTTTTGCTGCTGACAATATAGGAGCATCCTCATCAAGTCCCACGAGTTCAAAGAAGCTTTTCGATTCtgatacatgcatacatacattcatacaCATACCACACACAAACACTTGTATTTAGAGTATTCTCGGAGTCCTGCTTTAAAGTCTTCGTTTTGGTACTATAATTGATTAGTATCCAAATTCAAAAAGGGGGAAGTATGGAAATGGAATCATCTCATGGCACTAAAAGATTTCATTTACACTCAATTGAAACCCTGattactttaaaattatattgatgtCTAGCAATATCATTGCTGTCTCAAAATTAAACGTCTTATTTGCTTCATAAgcttttccatccttttcaaattGTCCGTCGCTTAAGACTCATCATTGCAGGTTGCTACAGTAATATCTGCCACTGCAAATTGGACATTCGCTGGAATAAAAAGCATTGGTTGGGGTTGGACAGGCATCATTTGGTTATACAGTATTGTGACTTATTTCTTGCTCGATCCCTTAAAATTTGCAGTCCGATATGCGATAAGTGGACGCGCCTGGGATCTCGTGGTAGACCGAAGAGTAAGTGAAACTGAAGTTACCCAATGATGGATGACTTGATAATGTCTAGAACTTTCTAAATATCATGAACTTCTTACTTGAGGAAACTATGCagaatttcttttcatttcatatcatcgaTCATGTCCTAAGATCCTGACTTCCTCATGATTGCTAGTGCTTCATAAATAATACTACTAATATGGCCACCTGTTTGTCTATTAAAACAGACTGCTTTTACCAACAAAAAAGACTTTGGTAGGGAAGCTCGTGAGGCTGCATGGGCATCCGAGCAGCGAACACTACATGGCCTCCAGTCTGTTGAAGCAAAAAAGTTTTCTGAAAGGAGCACTTTTAGGGACATCAGTCTCATGGCAGAGGAAGCTAAAAGGCGTGCAGAGATTGCAAGGTTTGTCTTTCAACTGAAATTCACAATACTCTCCAACTATTTCATAGTATGATGCATATCTATCTCAAGATTTCAGTTGGGTTActcatttttgcattttttcatCCATTGTCCTCTTTCTTGAAGGACCCttaccattattattattattgtattaatgCATCAGTCCCATgcgattttatttcttaattcctttcattttcttttttcaggaTGAGGGAGCTTCACACCCTGAAAGGCAAGGTTGAGTCATTTGCCAAGCTGAGGGGTCTTGACATTGATGCCATGAACCAGCACTACACTCTCTGAAGTCTTTATTCCTTTCTTTGTTTCCattagaagaggaaaaagaaaattagtaaagaaaaatccaaagaaggCTGTTGTGGTACACCACAGATTCAACAATTTTCCAATACTCAATCAATAAAACGCCTAGATTCTTATGTGATGACATACCAAACATCACATACCTGAGTATAAGCTGTGTTgtactaaatttatcaaaaaatttaatattgccCGAACACTGATGAACAAGTAGTGTATCCATGCATGTTCGACATGCCATTTTATAATGTTTATAGTTAGAAATATAGGTCAGACATCCTGTTGAACAGATGGAGataaaagtttgaattatttatgaGAATGTGTCAAGTCAGTgcgttgaaattttttattcctGTTACATTATGGATGAAAGCCAAGAGTTTATCCTTTCTGAGGAGCATTGTTAAAGGCTTTGAGAAGTTTGAGTTGAAGTTCTGGGAGAGATCCAGGGTATCCTCTTCATTAAACCAAAAAGATGgaatcttcattttcttctgaACTAAGTATGAAAGTGAACGCTGAAACCAAATATAGGGCATAAAAATATGGTCTCTATCAAATTAATGTAGCAACTAGATTGTGTTATGGCAGTAGCCACATACCGAACTCCTAAATTTTTAGGTAGTACAGATAAAATTGTTTATTCTCAAGATAATTAGGGCATCTAATTCAagaattttaacattttttttttccttctggtGCCACAGAAGAATTTGCATTTCAGTTGTCTCTTAAACATATGCTACTCGAAATCATCAAAGCGGTAAGTTTGCAACTTTTGCAATGCAAGATGTATGGAAGCATGGTAAGAAAAATGGGCGAAAACCATAGAAAATACAAGGTAGGATGCCTAGGACCCCAAACCCACGAGCTGCTCCTTCAAGGAACAGGCTAGTTCCAAGCCAAGAATCCTATTTTACAAGGGAAAAGagatcaaaacataaaaaatacctTGCTTGAACTGATTAAGCATACTGACAAGCCATCCCTGCTGTTTATaccttcccctctctctctctctctctctctcatatatagATACACGCATCATTGTTCGACATGATTACATCTTCACAAAAAATGGGTGTAGCTTCGAGTTTTATGGGAAAAGGTTTGtcatctcatttctcatttcatgTAATTTTATGAATGAATTGTATCAACGTACTTCTTTTGCTTTTGctattcaattttcttttcgttttgatatatatgattGCTGTATGTTGTCTTTTTGTTTCCGCACGTTTTCATGTTCTTGTTCCATAGATGTTGTCCTGTTGCAAATAAGCTCGATCTTATTAGATAAAATGGAAGAATCTGCACCCTTCTTGATGCGAATATGCGATTATCAATGACAttactgctctctctctctctctctctctctctctctctctctctataacaCCATAATGTTTCTGAGCTGcaaatttgcataaaataaatgtagGAATGTTCCAGTCAAAACAGGCGTCGGATTTTATATCTGGGACACTCTACGATCAGTTCATTAAGAAAGATATCAAGAACTTTGATGACTTCCATATTGCAGTTCTTGATATCTTCAAGTaagtatatatctataattaatCATTGTTGTCTTGATTATCAtcctgggaaaaaaaaaaagagagaaaaggaaaaagtagCACAGACAAAGAACATTGGGAGAAGGGAATTAACAAACGGAAATAAATATTGCATCAGCTCGAATTAAGCTAATTACCCTCTATAATTTATCTTATGCAGCTCTCTCAACTCAGCATTGCCTAGTAAGCACTATGATGTGCCATCACGCAAGGATATAGAGGTCAGTTTAGACTGCTTGCACATTCATAGTATGCTCTCattcttatatatacatatatatcacaCCATGAGCaggaaatttttacaaaatggaCAAAATTAGCCAAAGATCAGAAGAAGGATGAGTTCATCGATTTTATGATGAAGTACGTCAATCAGAACAAACCAGACGGCGCAATGATTATCGCTGGAATAGTAGCACCTCCAGGAGCCATGGTAGCTAAGAGAGCCGGAGAGAGTGTGGGCCAGCTAAATATGATAAAGGCCATTCCTGACGTTGTCTTTGTTCCCTCGGCAACGATGTTGGTTCTCGTAGCTGTCAAGTTCTACAAAAGGATTTTCATGGGCGTATCATCCTGAAATGTGTATAATACgccaaagaaaatacattgtGTTTGTGATTATGGATAATCCTATTCTTATTTACACTTGTATGAATAAAAGGAGAACTCTCATTAATTGATGATTTGGTCACCgacttttctctcttttttatttgagcACTGATGCTagatatttagatatttaagaatggatattcatttttaaaaaaaagtaggatttgatataaaaaagttgatttttaaatttagatttcaaatttctcatactttttttttcaataaaagtatGCTGGACTTCACACTATAAATCAttcccctttttatttttacaaaacctTGTCCTTCCTTTCCTAAAATggtaaaagataaagaaaatatgCACTGTTTAGCTCGTTCAACTTTACCGctcaagtattttattttatttttgttttttattttacttaatgattaagaaaataattattattaaagttgtagatatatatttgataaaagaaaaaaataataaaaattaaaaataatgtggagtgcgGAGTTTGAAGattattcctttctttttccaaaGTCCTTTGAGAATCTGAGATCAAAGCTTAAAGCTtgaaggaattatgagaggaaGCATGACCGAAATCTTGCAAAAACATACAGGCAAAGGTGTAGGGTCATCTTGAGAAGgatacaccaaaaaaaaaaaaaaaaaaaaaaaaaaaacatgtaaacgTGATGGAAACAAGATTAAGGGGCTTTATTTTCACCAAACTGATATGCCAAATGAGCAAAAGCCTCAACAAGCCTCAAACTGCTTTTATATATGGTTTTGTCACAACGAATTAGGAcatcaaagaaaaattagaaggaAATGACTCTTGGATCAATCCCCCCACCTAAAGTACCTTTAACATGTAAAGATTTGTTacaaaaaggagaaaatattaCTGAAGCCTAAAAAACCCAGCTTGATCCTAAGAATGGGGGGAAAAGGGGGAAAAAGATTAGACATGGTTCTAGGGGACAATTGGTAATTTCACATA is drawn from Juglans regia cultivar Chandler chromosome 5, Walnut 2.0, whole genome shotgun sequence and contains these coding sequences:
- the LOC108987772 gene encoding uncharacterized protein LOC108987772, whose amino-acid sequence is MITSSQKMGVASSFMGKGMFQSKQASDFISGTLYDQFIKKDIKNFDDFHIAVLDIFNSLNSALPSKHYDVPSRKDIEEIFTKWTKLAKDQKKDEFIDFMMKYVNQNKPDGAMIIAGIVAPPGAMVAKRAGESVGQLNMIKAIPDVVFVPSATMLVLVAVKFYKRIFMGVSS